The proteins below come from a single bacterium genomic window:
- a CDS encoding agmatine deiminase family protein, translating into MAALRPLVVSLAFALAAASMATAANQDVLAELEARTRAWQAANPGSLPHWLTPDELGRLDEIGRTFTETPPPALPPRSIAEFERQAAVLVRYPFGVSLALIAALSVETPVLTLVSGPSQENTVRAQYTSAGVNLANCSFLHASTNSYWTRDYGPMFAQTGDEVAVVDFPYNRPRPLDDDVPWRVAAHLGLDCYGMNLVHTGGNWMSDGYGAAASSDLVVTENPGLTIQQIGQRVLDYLGVERYHTLPDPNNTYIDHIDCWGKFLDVDKVLIREVPASHAQYDEIEATAAWFAAATSSWGTPYQIYRVWTPNNQPYTNSLILNGRVFVPIMNSTWDAAALAVYQAALPGFEVLGFTGSWESTDALHCRAIGLADPGLLRIHHLPLADTLVAGQPRELRATITACSGQALIVDSLRCWHRVDGGPWTALALQADGAEWRTWLPALAAGQELEYCLQAADLSGRFEQHPFTGRADPHHATAVATALASPLLAVELVAGQVQLSWEPVPGAARYLVEGAAGLAQPWTLLAQTVETSWSEAALPGWTRLYRVKAVTP; encoded by the coding sequence ATGGCCGCTCTACGTCCTCTTGTCGTGTCGCTGGCATTTGCGCTGGCCGCCGCTTCCATGGCGACCGCCGCCAACCAGGATGTCCTGGCCGAGCTGGAGGCCCGCACCCGGGCCTGGCAGGCGGCCAACCCCGGCTCCCTGCCCCACTGGCTGACGCCGGACGAGCTGGGCCGTCTGGACGAGATCGGGCGCACCTTCACCGAGACGCCACCCCCCGCCCTGCCGCCCCGCTCCATCGCCGAGTTCGAGCGGCAGGCCGCCGTGCTCGTGCGCTATCCTTTCGGCGTCTCCCTCGCCCTCATCGCCGCCCTGTCCGTGGAGACCCCCGTCCTCACCCTGGTGAGCGGACCCTCCCAGGAGAACACGGTGCGCGCCCAGTACACGTCGGCGGGTGTCAACCTGGCCAACTGTAGCTTCCTCCACGCCTCCACCAACTCCTACTGGACGCGGGACTACGGACCCATGTTCGCCCAGACGGGGGACGAGGTGGCCGTGGTCGATTTCCCTTACAACCGGCCGCGGCCCCTGGACGACGACGTTCCCTGGCGGGTGGCCGCCCACCTGGGCCTGGACTGCTACGGCATGAACCTCGTCCACACGGGGGGCAACTGGATGAGCGACGGCTACGGCGCCGCCGCCTCCAGCGACCTGGTGGTGACGGAGAACCCGGGGCTGACCATCCAACAGATCGGGCAACGGGTCCTCGACTACCTGGGGGTGGAGCGCTACCACACCCTGCCCGACCCCAACAACACCTACATCGACCACATCGACTGCTGGGGCAAGTTCCTCGACGTGGACAAGGTGCTCATCCGCGAAGTGCCGGCCAGCCACGCCCAGTACGACGAGATCGAGGCGACGGCGGCCTGGTTCGCCGCGGCCACGAGCAGCTGGGGCACGCCCTACCAGATCTACCGCGTCTGGACGCCCAACAACCAACCTTACACCAACTCCCTCATCCTCAACGGCCGCGTCTTCGTCCCTATCATGAACTCCACCTGGGACGCCGCCGCGCTGGCCGTCTACCAGGCCGCCCTCCCGGGCTTCGAGGTGCTGGGCTTCACGGGCAGCTGGGAGAGCACGGACGCCCTCCATTGCCGCGCCATCGGCCTGGCCGATCCCGGCCTCCTGCGCATCCACCACCTGCCGCTGGCCGACACCCTGGTCGCGGGCCAGCCCCGCGAGCTGCGGGCCACCATCACCGCCTGCAGCGGACAGGCCCTCATCGTGGATTCCCTGCGCTGCTGGCACCGCGTGGACGGCGGACCCTGGACGGCGTTGGCCCTGCAGGCGGACGGGGCGGAATGGCGGACTTGGCTGCCGGCGCTGGCCGCCGGGCAGGAGCTGGAGTACTGCCTGCAGGCGGCCGACCTGAGCGGACGCTTCGAACAGCATCCTTTCACTGGACGGGCCGATCCCCACCACGCCACGGCCGTGGCCACGGCCCTGGCGAGCCCCCTCCTCGCCGTGGAGCTGGTGGCCGGCCAGGTGCAGCTCAGTTGGGAGCCGGTGCCGGGGGCGGCCCGCTACCTCGTCGAGGGCGCGGCGGGACTGGCGCAGCCGTGGACCCTCCTGGCGCAGACGGTGGAGACCTCCTGGTCGGAGGCGGCATTGCCGGGCTGGACGAGGCTCTACCGGGTGAAGGCCGTCACGCCCTGA
- a CDS encoding hemerythrin family protein yields the protein MAERSRAWSESLALIEEQHEGLQAATSRFLDAAGQHRGQGELYDCLDDLLSNLEKHFISEEQIMSRVGYAGLHAHRLLHQACLDQLRGEKEHLALGQLRSRSVYEEMFRTWITDHLHTQDRRFIDFLDRAEDATP from the coding sequence ATGGCGGAGCGATCCCGGGCCTGGAGCGAATCCCTCGCCCTCATCGAGGAGCAGCATGAGGGATTGCAGGCGGCGACCTCCCGCTTCCTGGATGCGGCTGGACAGCATCGCGGCCAAGGCGAACTTTATGATTGTCTTGATGATTTGTTGAGTAATTTAGAGAAGCACTTCATATCCGAAGAACAGATCATGAGCCGGGTCGGCTATGCGGGCCTCCATGCCCACCGCCTGCTGCACCAGGCCTGCCTGGACCAGCTCCGCGGCGAGAAGGAGCACCTGGCCCTGGGCCAGCTGCGCAGCCGGTCCGTCTATGAGGAAATGTTCCGCACCTGGATCACGGACCACCTGCACACCCAGGATCGCCGCTTCATCGACTTCCTGGACCGCGCCGAGGACGCCACTCCCTGA
- a CDS encoding TIGR01777 family oxidoreductase produces MRILIAGSTGLLGRALVERLTRRGHELWTLDRQPVAPRGLAWPDSVAALADLLPPGLEGVVNLAGAPILRWPWTRNALAAIRASRVERTRQLAEALARRAATGAKPRLLSGSAVGIYRPGWPAVDEAGPAAAHSVVGRLCLEWEAAAQPAREAGLAVAWLRTGLVLDPAGGLLGRLLPVWRLGLGGRVGPPDLPWSWIHREDWLRAVDFILDGALDGPFNLCAPRPLPQSEALAELGRVLGRPGRLPVPSWLIRLAGGAMGRELLLQAPAAQPARLLEKGFTFQHGELGPALADLLGVSP; encoded by the coding sequence ATGCGGATCCTCATCGCCGGTTCCACCGGCCTGCTGGGCCGGGCCCTGGTGGAGCGGCTGACCCGGCGCGGCCACGAGCTGTGGACCCTGGACCGCCAGCCCGTCGCGCCGCGCGGCCTCGCCTGGCCGGACAGCGTGGCGGCCCTGGCCGACCTGCTGCCGCCCGGCCTGGAGGGGGTGGTCAACCTGGCGGGCGCGCCCATCCTGCGCTGGCCCTGGACGAGGAACGCCCTGGCCGCCATCCGCGCCTCCCGCGTCGAGCGGACCCGGCAGCTGGCCGAAGCCCTGGCCCGCCGCGCCGCCACCGGGGCCAAGCCGCGCCTGTTGAGCGGCTCGGCGGTGGGCATCTACCGCCCGGGCTGGCCGGCGGTGGACGAGGCGGGTCCGGCGGCGGCGCACTCGGTGGTGGGCCGCCTTTGCCTGGAATGGGAGGCGGCGGCGCAGCCCGCGCGGGAGGCCGGACTGGCCGTGGCCTGGCTGCGCACCGGGCTGGTGCTGGACCCGGCCGGCGGCCTGCTCGGCCGCCTGCTGCCCGTCTGGCGTCTGGGGCTGGGGGGGCGGGTCGGCCCGCCCGACTTGCCCTGGAGCTGGATCCATCGCGAGGACTGGCTGCGCGCGGTGGACTTCATCCTCGACGGCGCCCTGGACGGCCCCTTCAACCTGTGCGCGCCGCGGCCCCTGCCCCAGAGCGAGGCCCTGGCCGAGCTGGGCCGCGTGCTGGGCCGGCCCGGCCGCCTGCCCGTCCCCTCCTGGCTGATCCGCCTGGCGGGAGGGGCGATGGGCCGCGAGCTGCTCCTGCAGGCCCCCGCCGCGCAACCTGCCCGGCTGCTGGAGAAGGGCTTCACCTTCCAGCACGGCGAACTGGGACCGGCCCTGGCTGATCTGCTCGGGGTGTCGCCTTGA
- a CDS encoding FKBP-type peptidyl-prolyl cis-trans isomerase — MSMITAARFGILVPILTLCLAASGGCKKAPVRLEKLDSDLQKFSYAIGMDMGGYLKDQVGEIDLVAFQQGLEDARTGGSLLLSDEESQTIKMTEGQRRADEMAQQNEEKSKVFLETNAKKSGVTTTASGLQFEVITPAEGPKPTTESTVTVHYTGTLTDGTEFDSSVKRGQPATFPLGGVIPGWTEGLQLMGVGGKYRFVIPPDLGYGPRGAGNVIPPNSVLVFEVELISFE; from the coding sequence ATGAGCATGATCACTGCCGCACGCTTCGGCATCCTGGTTCCGATCCTGACCCTGTGCCTGGCCGCCAGCGGAGGCTGCAAGAAGGCGCCGGTCCGTCTGGAGAAGCTGGATTCGGACTTGCAGAAGTTCAGCTATGCCATCGGCATGGACATGGGCGGTTATCTCAAGGACCAAGTGGGCGAGATCGATCTGGTTGCCTTCCAGCAAGGCCTGGAGGATGCCCGCACGGGCGGCAGCCTCCTCCTCTCGGACGAGGAATCCCAGACCATCAAAATGACGGAAGGCCAGCGTCGAGCCGACGAGATGGCGCAGCAGAACGAGGAGAAGAGCAAGGTGTTCCTGGAGACCAATGCCAAGAAGAGCGGTGTGACGACCACGGCCAGCGGCCTGCAGTTTGAGGTGATCACCCCGGCGGAAGGCCCCAAACCCACCACCGAGAGCACCGTCACCGTCCATTACACGGGCACCCTGACCGACGGCACCGAGTTCGACAGCAGCGTCAAGCGCGGCCAGCCCGCCACCTTCCCCCTGGGCGGCGTCATTCCGGGCTGGACGGAAGGCCTCCAGCTCATGGGCGTGGGCGGCAAGTACCGCTTCGTCATTCCGCCGGACCTGGGCTATGGTCCCCGCGGCGCGGGCAACGTCATTCCGCCCAATTCCGTGCTGGTCTTCGAGGTGGAGCTCATCTCATTCGAGTAG
- the dxs gene encoding 1-deoxy-D-xylulose-5-phosphate synthase, translated as MPRLIESIASPADLRALPEDRLDVVCRELREFVIEVITQVGGHLGASLGVVELTVALHRVFETPRDVLVWDVGHQAYIHKLLTGRRTRFATIRQYRGLSGFLKRSESEHDQFGAGHASTSISAALGFAEAAHHLGQQRHVAAIIGDGSMTGGLAMEALNNAGISQRDLLVILNDNTLSISPNVGALSRTFTEMTTSPRLNRLRDQVWEALGRLPDSTSRRARELGRRLEESLHSMVTPGLLFNEFGFRYFGPVDGHDLPGLIRILERLKQIRGPRLLHVLTVKGKGLEVAEKDPVKYHGVGGKLTDTGDIPAPPPPPDRPTAPAYQSLVPRILAPIARRDKRLVAITAAMAEGTGLAEFARQFPERCYDVGIAEGHGVTFAAGLAAAGMRPVVCIYSTFLQRAVDSIVHDVALQHLPVLFLLDRAGLVGADGPTHHGTLDIAYLSMVPGMVVAAPADGNELHDLVATALAHEGGPFAIRYPKDNSFCWEAERAPRLLPLGSWSQLRPGDGPVLVATGAMVREALEAADLLAARGVDCGVVNARFIKPMDTALLDQLARHAGPLYAVEEGAVLNGFGAMLRQELAARGHAGRLTSLGLPDDWVEHGERRILLHTVGLTGDDLAKRVAKDLGLA; from the coding sequence ATGCCGCGCCTGATTGAGAGCATCGCTTCGCCCGCCGACCTGCGCGCCCTGCCCGAGGACCGTCTGGATGTGGTCTGCCGCGAGCTGCGCGAATTCGTCATCGAGGTCATCACCCAGGTGGGCGGCCATCTGGGCGCCAGCCTGGGCGTGGTCGAGCTGACCGTGGCCCTGCACCGCGTCTTCGAGACGCCCCGCGACGTGCTGGTCTGGGATGTGGGCCACCAGGCCTATATCCACAAGCTGCTGACGGGCCGGCGCACGCGCTTCGCCACCATCCGCCAGTACCGCGGGCTGTCGGGTTTCCTCAAGCGCAGCGAGTCGGAGCACGACCAGTTCGGCGCCGGCCACGCCTCCACCTCCATCTCGGCCGCTCTGGGCTTCGCCGAGGCCGCCCACCACCTGGGCCAGCAGCGGCACGTGGCTGCCATCATCGGCGACGGCTCCATGACGGGCGGCCTGGCGATGGAGGCCCTCAACAACGCCGGCATCAGCCAGCGGGACCTGCTGGTCATCCTCAACGACAACACCCTGTCCATCAGCCCCAACGTCGGCGCCCTCTCCCGCACCTTCACCGAGATGACGACCAGTCCGCGCCTCAACCGCCTGCGCGACCAGGTGTGGGAGGCCCTGGGCCGCCTGCCCGACAGCACCAGCCGCCGCGCCCGCGAGCTGGGCCGCCGCCTCGAGGAGAGCCTCCACTCCATGGTGACGCCCGGCCTCCTCTTCAACGAGTTCGGCTTCCGCTACTTCGGGCCGGTGGACGGCCACGACCTGCCCGGGCTGATCCGCATCCTGGAGCGCCTCAAGCAGATCCGCGGGCCGCGCCTCCTGCACGTCCTCACCGTCAAGGGCAAGGGCCTCGAAGTGGCGGAAAAGGATCCGGTGAAATACCACGGGGTGGGCGGCAAGCTGACCGACACGGGGGACATCCCCGCGCCACCGCCCCCGCCGGACCGGCCCACCGCCCCGGCCTACCAGTCCCTCGTGCCGAGGATCCTGGCGCCCATCGCCCGCCGCGACAAGCGCCTGGTGGCCATCACGGCGGCCATGGCCGAGGGGACGGGCCTGGCCGAGTTCGCCCGCCAGTTCCCGGAGCGCTGCTATGACGTGGGCATCGCCGAGGGCCATGGCGTCACCTTCGCGGCGGGTCTGGCCGCCGCAGGCATGCGACCGGTGGTGTGCATCTATTCCACCTTCCTGCAGCGCGCGGTGGACAGCATCGTGCACGACGTGGCCCTCCAACATCTGCCCGTCCTCTTCCTGCTGGACCGGGCCGGGCTGGTGGGAGCGGATGGACCCACCCACCACGGCACGCTGGACATCGCCTACCTGTCCATGGTGCCAGGCATGGTGGTGGCGGCCCCGGCCGACGGCAACGAGCTGCATGACCTGGTGGCCACCGCCCTGGCCCATGAGGGCGGCCCCTTCGCCATCCGCTACCCCAAGGACAACAGTTTCTGCTGGGAGGCGGAGCGCGCCCCCCGGCTTCTGCCCCTGGGCAGTTGGAGCCAGCTCCGGCCCGGCGACGGCCCTGTGCTGGTGGCCACCGGCGCCATGGTGCGGGAGGCCCTCGAGGCGGCGGACCTGCTCGCCGCCCGTGGCGTGGATTGTGGCGTGGTCAACGCCCGCTTCATCAAGCCCATGGACACGGCCCTGCTCGACCAGCTGGCCCGGCACGCCGGCCCGCTCTATGCGGTGGAGGAGGGCGCCGTCCTCAACGGCTTCGGCGCCATGCTCCGACAGGAACTGGCCGCCCGCGGCCATGCCGGCCGCCTGACAAGCCTGGGCCTGCCCGACGACTGGGTGGAGCATGGCGAACGCCGCATCCTGCTCCACACGGTGGGCCTGACCGGCGACGATCTGGCCAAGCGGGTGGCGAAGGATCTCGGCCTGGCATGA
- a CDS encoding C25 family cysteine peptidase, whose amino-acid sequence MTWMRWSLVWVMAHGLSAGAGWIETRPGAVTGVRLVAEQGALTRLVCEVAGFESRDQRIGLEDWQRIRVPGAAITLEAGAPELPVLAASVIIPDRGARRLRVIAAEHVDLPLRPVPSKGNLTRDVDPADLPWTFGPAYRAAAWPREQALLREPYILRDHRGQTVLFQPFQYLPGEGLLRVYTRLEVEVETDPAAGEGANPFLRQEPPARLDKDFAAIYRQRFLNYDEAARYTPAVEEGRLLIICHDAFLEAMAPFVTWKRQKGLEVDLVPRTQAGGTAAAIQSYVAACYQNPGLASLLLVGDAEQVPSPLHSGGSSDPSYAMLAGSDHYPDILVGRFSAATVAQVETMVRRCVEYERDPQTGADWYHKATGVASAEGTGIGDDGEADWVHLNNIRTDLLGYTYTVVDQIYDPGASAASVSAALNQGRGFINYCGHGSTTSWGTTGFSNSHVNALTNENRLPFIVDVACVNGQFAGTTCFAEAWMRATRNGNPTGAVGIYASTINQSWAPPMAAQDECTDLLAAEACLSFGALCFNGAMRMNDDYADWAMTRTWTIFTDPTLQLRTASPLALTVGHAAELPVGAALFPVQTGAPGARATLWGEGGRVGTALADEAGLAQIEVEGAPAAGQALTLTVTAFNHETYQGLVTAIAPEGPWISLAAAGLQGDGLALPGATQWLHITLANVGTTAAADLSLSLASAHPGVAGIIGSPALAFLPAGATAQLGEAFQIQFSTAFANSEALPFLLTIEAGDGEAWSAAFTLSGRVAPRVETTPQALFFSALPGQTASGQLVIANTGHADLSWSLAAAGPPSPASAERSMLGSTLSAAETEFVSGAPLTLHLSLFNGSPDNEWASAAALQLPAGVTALASSDLAVAGGGRLQTDGVTGEGVRLTWSDPDGGWGNIYPNQTAVGTVQLDVPYSFSGDLTLAWDITGDIYGADPHVVSGAFTLAHTGDDLPQWLEVQPAQGLIPPGGSLQAMLTASALGLEEGQWTGLLVLSSNDPVRPLLHLPISFQVGGLPPVAGLRIVQEANCLLRLEWEAVPQAATYRIWQSEGLDQPFLPLAECTVTNWSLPCRSVGTRLFRVTALTP is encoded by the coding sequence ATGACGTGGATGCGGTGGAGTCTGGTGTGGGTGATGGCGCACGGCCTGAGCGCGGGGGCCGGGTGGATCGAGACGCGGCCGGGCGCCGTGACGGGCGTGAGGCTGGTGGCGGAGCAGGGGGCGCTGACCCGCCTTGTCTGTGAAGTGGCGGGCTTCGAGTCCCGCGATCAGCGCATCGGGCTCGAGGACTGGCAGCGCATCCGCGTGCCGGGCGCGGCCATCACCCTTGAGGCGGGCGCTCCCGAACTGCCCGTGCTGGCCGCCAGCGTCATCATTCCCGACCGGGGGGCGCGCCGCCTGCGCGTCATCGCCGCCGAGCACGTGGATCTGCCCCTGCGGCCGGTCCCGTCAAAGGGCAACCTGACCCGCGACGTGGATCCGGCCGATCTGCCCTGGACCTTCGGGCCGGCCTACCGGGCCGCCGCCTGGCCGCGCGAGCAGGCCCTGCTGCGCGAGCCCTACATCCTGCGGGACCACCGCGGCCAGACGGTGCTCTTCCAGCCCTTCCAGTACCTGCCCGGGGAGGGCCTGCTGCGTGTCTACACGCGCCTCGAAGTGGAGGTGGAGACGGACCCGGCGGCGGGGGAGGGGGCCAACCCCTTCCTGCGCCAGGAGCCGCCCGCGCGGCTTGACAAGGATTTTGCCGCCATCTATCGCCAGCGCTTCCTCAATTACGACGAGGCCGCCCGCTACACGCCGGCCGTGGAGGAGGGGCGCCTGCTCATCATCTGCCACGACGCCTTCCTGGAGGCCATGGCCCCCTTCGTGACCTGGAAGCGGCAGAAGGGCCTGGAGGTGGACCTGGTGCCGCGCACCCAGGCCGGCGGCACGGCGGCGGCCATCCAGAGCTACGTGGCGGCCTGTTATCAAAACCCGGGACTGGCCAGCCTGCTGCTGGTGGGCGACGCCGAGCAGGTGCCCAGCCCCCTGCACTCGGGGGGCAGTTCCGATCCCAGCTATGCCATGCTGGCGGGCAGCGACCATTATCCGGACATCCTGGTGGGCCGCTTCAGCGCCGCCACCGTGGCCCAGGTGGAGACGATGGTGCGGCGCTGCGTGGAGTACGAGCGCGATCCGCAGACGGGAGCCGACTGGTACCACAAGGCGACGGGCGTGGCATCGGCCGAGGGGACCGGCATCGGCGACGACGGCGAGGCGGACTGGGTCCACCTGAACAACATCCGCACCGATCTGCTGGGCTACACCTACACGGTGGTGGACCAGATCTACGATCCCGGCGCCAGCGCCGCCAGCGTCAGCGCGGCCCTCAACCAGGGGCGCGGCTTCATCAACTACTGCGGGCACGGCAGCACCACCAGCTGGGGGACGACCGGTTTCTCCAACAGCCACGTCAACGCCCTCACCAACGAGAACCGCCTGCCCTTCATCGTGGACGTGGCTTGCGTCAACGGTCAGTTCGCCGGCACCACCTGCTTCGCCGAGGCCTGGATGCGCGCCACGCGCAACGGCAACCCCACCGGTGCGGTGGGCATCTATGCCAGCACGATCAACCAGTCCTGGGCGCCGCCCATGGCCGCCCAGGATGAATGCACCGACCTCCTGGCGGCCGAGGCCTGCCTCAGTTTCGGCGCCTTGTGTTTCAACGGCGCCATGCGCATGAACGACGACTACGCCGACTGGGCCATGACCCGGACCTGGACGATTTTCACCGACCCCACCCTGCAGCTGCGCACGGCCAGCCCGCTGGCCCTGACCGTGGGCCATGCCGCCGAACTGCCCGTGGGCGCCGCGTTGTTTCCCGTGCAGACCGGGGCGCCGGGCGCCCGGGCCACCCTGTGGGGCGAGGGCGGGCGCGTGGGTACGGCCTTGGCCGACGAGGCCGGCCTGGCGCAGATCGAGGTGGAGGGGGCGCCGGCGGCCGGGCAGGCGCTCACCCTGACCGTGACCGCCTTCAACCATGAGACCTACCAGGGCCTGGTGACGGCCATCGCGCCGGAGGGCCCCTGGATCAGCCTGGCGGCGGCCGGCCTGCAGGGCGATGGTCTGGCCCTGCCCGGCGCCACCCAGTGGCTGCACATCACCTTGGCCAACGTGGGCACGACGGCGGCGGCGGACCTGTCCCTCAGTCTGGCCTCGGCCCACCCCGGCGTGGCGGGCATCATTGGATCACCTGCCCTGGCCTTCTTGCCGGCCGGCGCCACGGCGCAGCTGGGCGAAGCCTTCCAGATCCAGTTCAGCACCGCTTTCGCCAACAGCGAGGCCCTGCCCTTCCTGCTGACAATCGAGGCGGGGGACGGTGAGGCCTGGAGCGCCGCCTTCACCCTGAGCGGACGGGTGGCCCCGCGGGTCGAGACGACGCCGCAGGCCCTCTTCTTCAGCGCCCTTCCCGGCCAGACGGCCAGCGGACAGCTTGTCATCGCCAACACGGGTCATGCCGACCTGTCCTGGAGCCTGGCCGCGGCCGGTCCGCCCAGCCCGGCATCGGCGGAGCGGTCCATGCTGGGCTCGACCCTAAGCGCCGCCGAGACGGAATTCGTCAGCGGCGCGCCCCTCACCCTTCATCTCAGCCTCTTCAATGGTTCGCCCGACAATGAGTGGGCCTCCGCCGCGGCGCTGCAACTGCCCGCCGGCGTGACGGCGCTGGCCTCCAGCGACCTGGCGGTGGCCGGGGGCGGACGCCTCCAGACGGACGGCGTGACCGGGGAGGGGGTCCGCCTCACCTGGAGCGACCCGGACGGTGGCTGGGGCAACATCTACCCCAACCAGACGGCCGTGGGCACGGTGCAGCTTGACGTGCCGTACTCCTTCAGCGGCGATCTGACCCTGGCCTGGGACATCACAGGCGACATCTACGGGGCCGATCCCCACGTGGTGAGCGGGGCCTTCACCCTTGCCCACACGGGGGACGATCTGCCCCAGTGGCTGGAGGTGCAGCCGGCCCAGGGCCTTATCCCGCCCGGCGGGTCGCTGCAAGCCATGTTGACGGCCAGCGCGCTGGGATTGGAGGAGGGCCAGTGGACGGGTCTGCTTGTCCTGTCCAGCAACGATCCGGTCCGGCCCCTGCTCCACCTGCCCATCAGCTTCCAGGTGGGCGGCCTGCCGCCCGTGGCCGGGTTGCGCATCGTGCAGGAGGCCAATTGCCTGCTGCGCCTGGAGTGGGAGGCCGTGCCCCAGGCCGCCACCTATCGCATCTGGCAGAGCGAGGGCCTGGACCAGCCCTTCCTGCCGCTGGCGGAATGCACCGTGACCAATTGGAGCCTGCCCTGCCGGTCGGTGGGCACCCGGCTTTTCCGGGTGACGGCCTTGACCCCATAG
- a CDS encoding DUF2400 family protein — MKAARLQRLRRFLGGLAEEQLRQPPAHHVLKPARELAHPRDRELAAYLLCMLQVGDAAASRQVSGLLLNRLGRQPGLTLVKASRQMLHDLCRDLQLGFIGPEGLGLWLSGLRNALRRHRSLADLYQASLGPAGTRPPLVTLDRFVVELSHGLDEAACREHRLGHLLPRPAKGSATARLHLFLRAVCRPDDGLDLGLWSRPSPEHLLLPLEQASLDRLRWLKLCEREKPCRGAVLEATQQLRQLRPADPVYYSHALDRLLVLDLDIEAMRQRFRHA, encoded by the coding sequence GTGAAGGCGGCCCGCCTGCAACGATTGAGACGCTTCCTGGGGGGGCTGGCCGAGGAACAGCTGCGCCAACCCCCTGCCCACCATGTGTTGAAACCGGCCCGCGAATTGGCCCATCCCCGCGACCGGGAGCTGGCCGCCTACTTGCTCTGCATGCTGCAGGTGGGCGACGCGGCGGCCTCGCGCCAGGTGTCGGGGCTTCTGCTCAACCGCCTGGGGCGGCAGCCGGGCCTCACCCTGGTCAAGGCCAGCCGCCAGATGTTGCATGACCTGTGCCGGGACTTGCAGCTGGGCTTCATTGGGCCGGAGGGCCTGGGGCTGTGGCTGTCCGGCCTGCGCAACGCCCTGCGGCGCCACCGCAGCCTGGCCGACCTGTACCAGGCCAGCCTGGGGCCGGCCGGCACCCGCCCGCCGCTGGTGACTCTTGACCGCTTCGTGGTGGAGCTGTCCCACGGGCTGGATGAGGCGGCCTGCCGCGAGCATCGGCTGGGCCACCTTCTGCCGCGGCCGGCCAAGGGGTCGGCCACTGCCCGCCTGCACCTCTTCCTGCGGGCCGTCTGCCGGCCGGACGACGGACTGGATCTGGGACTGTGGAGCCGGCCCAGTCCGGAACACCTGCTCCTGCCCCTCGAGCAAGCCTCGCTGGACCGCCTGCGCTGGTTGAAGCTCTGCGAACGGGAGAAGCCCTGCCGGGGGGCCGTGCTGGAGGCCACCCAGCAGTTGCGGCAGCTGCGCCCGGCCGATCCGGTCTACTACAGCCATGCCCTCGATCGCCTGCTTGTGCTGGATCTGGACATCGAAGCCATGCGCCAGCGCTTCCGCCACGCCTAG
- a CDS encoding DHH family phosphoesterase — MSPAPAAPRPCLPPPRSGGEAGDPRAHDWSAVLSWLEEGRGFLLTTHVHPDADGLGSLAALAQALQEKGRRTVILLPTPMQENCRFLFEGCAGQIWQGEDVARADLEGVDRAVILDVSSLGRVGAVAALIEARRLPTLVLDHHLANDLAGLSAVFPGLSSTGEVVAALLAAWGVRPGPAMAQALYAALTTDTGGFAFSSTTGDTLELAAALVRAGARPERVHAELDQNHPPERYDLLALFLASRRSHAGGRLLEFALTREMLARSGATREDSDGFANLGLSIRGCQMCIVLCELDDGAAKVNLRCVAPRDAAAIALALGGGGHRYAAGATVRQEAGLREQVLALALAQFDDEAGPAGRVATA, encoded by the coding sequence ATGTCCCCTGCCCCGGCCGCCCCGCGCCCCTGCCTGCCTCCGCCCCGATCGGGCGGCGAGGCGGGAGACCCCCGCGCCCACGACTGGTCCGCCGTGCTGAGCTGGCTGGAGGAGGGGCGGGGCTTCCTGCTAACCACCCACGTCCATCCGGACGCCGACGGCCTGGGCAGCCTGGCCGCCCTGGCCCAGGCCCTGCAGGAGAAAGGCCGCCGCACCGTCATCCTGCTGCCGACGCCCATGCAGGAGAACTGCCGTTTCCTCTTCGAGGGCTGCGCCGGCCAGATCTGGCAGGGTGAGGACGTGGCGCGGGCCGACCTGGAGGGCGTGGATCGCGCTGTCATCCTGGATGTCTCCAGCCTGGGCCGCGTGGGAGCGGTGGCCGCCCTGATCGAGGCCCGTCGCCTGCCCACCCTCGTGCTGGATCATCACCTGGCCAACGACCTGGCCGGGCTGAGCGCCGTCTTTCCCGGCCTGAGCAGCACGGGAGAAGTGGTGGCCGCCCTGCTGGCCGCCTGGGGGGTGCGTCCCGGTCCCGCCATGGCCCAGGCCCTCTATGCCGCGCTGACCACCGACACGGGCGGCTTCGCCTTCAGCAGCACGACGGGGGATACCCTGGAGCTGGCCGCCGCCCTGGTGCGGGCCGGCGCCCGTCCTGAGCGGGTCCATGCCGAACTGGACCAGAACCACCCGCCGGAGCGCTACGACCTGCTGGCCCTCTTCCTGGCCTCGCGGCGCTCCCATGCCGGGGGCCGCCTGCTGGAGTTCGCCCTGACCCGCGAGATGCTGGCCCGCAGCGGCGCCACGCGGGAGGACAGCGACGGCTTCGCCAACCTTGGGCTCAGCATCCGCGGTTGCCAGATGTGCATCGTCCTCTGTGAGCTGGACGACGGGGCGGCCAAGGTCAACCTGCGCTGCGTGGCCCCGCGCGACGCCGCCGCCATCGCCCTGGCCTTGGGCGGCGGCGGGCACCGCTACGCCGCCGGCGCCACGGTCCGGCAGGAGGCCGGCCTGCGCGAGCAGGTGCTGGCCCTGGCCCTGGCCCAGTTCGATGACGAGGCGGGGCCGGCCGGCCGGGTGGCGACCGCATGA